From Mugil cephalus isolate CIBA_MC_2020 chromosome 4, CIBA_Mcephalus_1.1, whole genome shotgun sequence:
ttAGAAAAAGTAGCTGCATCCCAGTCAACGAGTGAAGGGGGTTTactcggttaaaaaaaaaaaaaaaaaaattgaagtaACTAactgtgaaggttttttttttgttttgagtagAACTCGTTTCCTCTTTGCGAGACCCGTTAATTcttgtttttaagtgttttatgttttatccCCCGCTGAGGTAGTTCATTACAGAACGGTCTTGTTAAGGTTCAGACCTCATCGTTGTCTAGGCTGCAGCTGGTGAACCTCTGTTGATTTTCCTAGAGTGCTTTATATCAACAACCACAAGTGAAGTGTTATTAACATTACCATGTAGGGCTGGGAGGAATTTGTGGTTCAATGTAGCGTGTGACGTACCGTGATGTTGCCCCTgctgtgtgtgacagaggaTGTGTCCCCGTTGCATCGGTTTCACTGactcccttcctttcctcccttaTGTCAACCTCCCTTCTTTCTCCGCTCCCCATGGTAATTAAACTGATGTGCTTACATGCACAAAACGAAGGCTGCTGATGtctcatctttttcttcatttgccAGTAGTGACACCTTTTACTACTCTAGTACGTAGCGGTACCTCTGTGGTGGTATTGGGGGGAAAAGTCTATATAACTTGCGTAGAAAATAAGCAGGTTTTAACTCGTTTTGGTGCTAGGTCAGTAGTTAGCTTTTAGCATTAGCTTTGTGTTATGCACCATTTCTTGAACTGTTGGGGCTCCCCTTCACACATGCCTTTGTATGTCCGTCTACAACTCTGTTTCCTTTAAGGATTTCCCCATTTCCAGATCACTTTTAAGTGTTGATATAGTTGTAGGCTCCTGTTTCTGAAATATTGCACACACTGTGAGGGTGTTCTTCACATAAATCTCAGCCATTTCAATTATTTAAGTCAGAATCCTAATGCTTTAGCAGCAAgcacttttcctttctttgcaTCTGATGCCATAAACATTCATATATTAGtaatgtatattttcttttatgagAAGAGAAGTgggttgtttttattcttacttAAGTGCACAAACACGCTCTCATTCTGGGGCATCAGACTTGGAGACATTTCCAGCTCTGCATTGTGCTGCAGCAAATGCTTCATCATTAGTCACACTTTCTCTCCAGCATGAAGCTAATTTTGGGCAGTGTTAATGTTACACTGCATCATGCTGTCACGTGAGATTAGCGAcacttttccccccttttcttttttgttgttgaagttACACACGGATCGGCCACAACGTTGAAGCCAcagacaggagacgtaaatgaCATTAACCGttttgtgataattcagtgttttgccaGGAAATGtatggacctggcattcgtggggatgttacttagacatgtagcaccggcaggatgcagcctgacacaaacacgcgcacaatattaggaatgtggtcatgatgttatgcacTAAAAAGTAGTGACTAAATTCTTTTTAACATTAATTTTATGCCGTGTCGCTCCCTTTAGCTTATTTGGAAGCCGATACGAGAACAGTCCGGTGTTGTAAGGACTTGATGTTCAAGGACAGCAGTTTTGGTTTCGGTCATTTTATTTCGTGTAAACATAATACAGCACAACATTTAGTAATTCATTTACAGATAACAAAGACACATTTCccattttatttgttcctcACACGGGTTTGTGTTGAAGTGATTTTGAAGGGGCTCTAAATTTTATGTGAACATTAGCGAAATCCCATCAGGTGCTGATGACCACTTGGCTGAGCTGTCATCTGGCACCCGCCTCTCAATGGTCAGTCTTAAAATGTACAGTCCCTTCCAGTTTTTCTGAGCGTCCATATGACTAAATGATGGCAGTAAGTGAACAGTTTGGTCTGCTGCTGTACACACAAgcagatacatatatatatatatatatttgtccaGTTTGTTATATCATCAGGCTTTTTGAATTaactctgattttattttttttccaaggttTTGACTCGAGAAGTGAAGGTTTCTTATGCAACCGCAACCGCGCCATTAGTCACTTGATTCTTCTTGGAATCGATGAACGGGTACATGCACTTGTCAGAACCCATGAAACGATATGCGACCACGTTGGATTCCCATGGCAACAACCTGAAAGAGAACACGAGCGGTAGACCTTCAGACACTGAGCGGCAGCTGCTTGGTAATCCAAAAGCGCACGTGGACCAAATGTTCAAAAACAGAGTTATTTATGAACTGATGAACGCTGCTCTGGTACTCACGCTCTTGACAGGACGGGCAGGTATGTGAGGCGGGGGATGCACACTAATGGCTGGTCTATCAGGATGGCGTTCATGGCCTGCTCGACGCAGTACTGAGGATCCAGAGGAGCTAGGAGcagttccacttcctccctgacGGGGGCATCAAAGACACATATCATAGAATACACACTGAtccgccataacattatgacctccttcctgatattgtgtagctctctcctgtgcctccagaacagtgaCCGCAGAGGCTTGTGGTCTTGTTTACCTCCTCAGatgtctccctctctttcataATATCATCACCTTCTTAAAATAACGGCCTATGTCATTTTCTATGACAAAgtgatttttaatatttggatCAGTTTTTTGACTTGAGACACTATTTTAAGAGGGTGTCAATATTCAGTTCTTCCCTCATTGAATCCATATCTCCagctttctcttcttttcaaCTCCTCCTGAACAGCTTTACCTTCTCCACTTCCCAATCTTGATTATGTCTGGAGTTATGTTATCGTCAATTTCTTGCCCCtattttacatattatataataaaaccTTTAATGCGCCCTGCGAATGAAGTCTGTCGTGGttgatgtatatattttaaaccaGACACAATGGTGAAGGAAGTTAAGGGTGACAGTTCTGCTCACATACCGTATCTTGCAGCCCTCGAACATGCCCGTGTCCACGATGTAGGGGCACACGAGGGTCGTCTTCACTCCATCAACCTCGTCAGCGAGCAGCTCGTGAGCCAAAGACTCGTGGAAGCCCACTGCGGCGAACTTACTGGCGCAGTAATCCTGCCACAAACAAAAGCTACACTCGTCAGAGGCTGCCGTCGTGACATTTGCAGAATGTAAATCTGTGATTTGCATTGCTATGAATACTGTGACACGCATTTgagggttatttttttttttgccccaacTGAAGCAGATGAAGCAGATAACTGTGTTAAACAATATAACAGGAAAAGCTGTCATATCTTGTTGTAGAggtgcttctcctcctcctggttcacCTCAACGCAAGCTGTGCTGAAGAGGCCGAGGACGCTGGCGACGGTCACGATGTGTCCGTGGTTCTGTTCCTTCATTCGAGGGAGGAAGGCCTTCACTGTCTGAGACACAGGTACACACCTTGTAACACAGCGCCAGTTCTAATGAGGCAACAAATGTGACCTAAATGTGACTTGAGTGGAAAGGAGGCTTACGTTGCACAAGCGGCTGCTTATTAAGAGGATTGATGTTGGGTCTATAGTGTGAGGGGGATCATGGTATTTGAACAACACGTTTTACATGTCATGAGTCACACATCCTGTGCACAATAACCTGCTCTGTAAGCAGCGGCTTATACGTTACGAAGTTCATATGCTTCAGCTCAGTACGAGAGAGTGCTCCCCAAGTCTGCTGAAACAGTAGTGTTTAGCAGGAAGTGAAAACCAGGCCTAGTACTGAACGTGTATTCTAGATGTAGATGCATCTGAAGGCTCCGTATCCTCTGATGAAAATGTGAAGCTGCATGTACATGGCAGCTTCTTTAATGTTAGTCCGCCTTTTCTTATTTTGGCAATTTCATTACAGTTTGACGTCTGCTTAACTTGTTTTGATTCAGATTTGACTAATATTGGCAAAGGCCAAATAGTTCCAAGCTTCACAGAGTTTTAATCAATAGCTGGCTGTCGTTTACAACAAGAATCAAGACGCAGGAGGAGGATTAGACCGTAATTAGAGAGGCAAGTTTTGTTCTGGATGAGCAGATTAATGAGACAGTTACAAGAAAGACACTAAGTACCCGTAAAACAAACATTCCAGACTACACACAGATAGATATGAGTCAGTGATGCACTGACATCTGCTCAGTATCTGCTATATATCTGCCCtgaaacctaaccctaaccactccTCTGAGGAGTCTGACTCAGCGTTTCATGCCGACTAAAAAGTTCTCACCCAGAAGAGGGCATGACAGTTGACTTTCATCGTCCTCTCCATCAGTTCATCGGGACACTCCAGCATGCGCCGCCCAGCCACCACCCCAGCGTTGTTCACCAGCATGGTGACGTCCCGGCCCAGGTCCTGCCTCACGAGCTCCGCGCTGCGGTACACGTCGTCCCGGTTGGTCACGTCCACCGTGTAGGTGTAGGCCTTGCCCCCCGTCTCGCGCACCAGCTTGGCTGTCTGCTCGTTGGCACTGCTGTTGACGTCCCACAGCACCACGTCTGCCCCGTGCTTGGTGAACTCCTGAGCGAAGAGACGGCCCAGGCCGCCTCCCGCCCCGGTGATCAGCACCAGCTCGCCGTCTATGGGCTTGGTGCGTGGGCGCAGGATGGCACGCACGGAATTGCGCAGGATGAAATAAATCACGTCCAGCAGCATCATCTGGAGGTCCATGAGGAAAATCATTCTGCTGAACGTTACACTAACCGTCTGTTAACTGTGAAGCGGTGTTTTCTATACCATCCAGCAAAGGTGCAGACAGCCAAGCTGGTGTTCACCCTCCTACCTACTGTGACCCCCTCAGCCTCCGTCGTTTAAGTACTCTCCTCCGGGATTAGAGCAAATACCTTCAGCTCCTAATAAACCAGCATTGTAAGCTGTGAATGTATGCATTTTCACCAATATGAGGGGAATAACATGCACCAACGTCATTATACAGAGGTACAGACTATTAAAGTTTGAGAACGCTTTGCAAAGGTCACAGCTCATACTctttcacacaaacatatacacagATGTAAATCCACCGTAATACAAAATATTCATGCACATGACACACTCAGTTAATTGCTCATATATGTGAACGATCTAAATTGTATCTATGCAAACAGCGAAAACGAAAATATGAGAGATGGTTGTGCAGAGCTTGCATTTTGTTGATGGGATAAA
This genomic window contains:
- the rdh20 gene encoding retinol dehydrogenase 10-A, translated to MIFLMDLQMMLLDVIYFILRNSVRAILRPRTKPIDGELVLITGAGGGLGRLFAQEFTKHGADVVLWDVNSSANEQTAKLVRETGGKAYTYTVDVTNRDDVYRSAELVRQDLGRDVTMLVNNAGVVAGRRMLECPDELMERTMKVNCHALFWTVKAFLPRMKEQNHGHIVTVASVLGLFSTACVEDYCASKFAAVGFHESLAHELLADEVDGVKTTLVCPYIVDTGMFEGCKIREEVELLLAPLDPQYCVEQAMNAILIDQPLVCIPRLTYLPVLSRALLPWESNVVAYRFMGSDKCMYPFIDSKKNQVTNGAVAVA